The Aphis gossypii isolate Hap1 chromosome 3, ASM2018417v2, whole genome shotgun sequence genome includes a region encoding these proteins:
- the LOC114133135 gene encoding LOW QUALITY PROTEIN: paired amphipathic helix protein Sin3b (The sequence of the model RefSeq protein was modified relative to this genomic sequence to represent the inferred CDS: inserted 1 base in 1 codon) yields MKRHSDEHMASADTVGAYATAAATRSPPRSRPNLVTISNVVQSNFVSQAINNPNIQFNTVQPFSAPTMPVLAINEKVPGSLPGGSAMPALHTIQAQHTIQQIRQKVVPPTTIIQQQQQQQQQQQQQQQQQQQQQTQFQRLKVEDALSYLDQVKYKFSNQPQVYNDFLDIMKEFKSQSIDTPGVITRVSNLFKGHPELIVGFNTFLPPGYKIEIKNNELGFHVSVSIPQSPAITSSQTIIHSTTQHIMSSTPIVTTPPVTLTTTPPVVIKPAGHLPTINQVNTTSVVINHHTTHNSVTPTAPTSSVHQTQIPLSVASLSQVASNIPQVSIPTTQESTNSQNQPVEFNHAINYVNKIKNRFQGQPEKYKRFLEILHTYQKEQKTHKDNVPVAEKTLTEAEVYQQVAKLFENQDDLLLEFGQFLPDAKTPDAKQAAETSIAPPKKTTVVTSAPPVIPLPPPPPIKKEHPAAIPVAKEIVKEPSVPNVALKRTSSFSSSQNLPPPKKPKSPFPSLGDVSYQEAYKYGTLTDFAFFDLVRKSIHNASAYDDFLRCLVLYYTEVISKSELLNLVQPFLGKYSELFRRFKDFIGTGEKSSNAATVPTENKLCGLPHFSLLDPGSNRQDRSAGDLPTDIDYSICKRLGASYCAVPSDYLTPKCSGRTKMCYEVLNDTWVSFPTWSEESSFATSRKTQYEEYMHRCEDERFELDLVMEXNLAAIYCLEEVSRRFNRMTPDEISKFKLEDCSFGSDTISMTTNRRAIKRLYGDKTPDILEGLQKNPFSAIPIVLKRLKSKNEEWKLARNTFNEIWRSQNEKYYLKSLDHQGVNFKQSDMKFLRSKSLLNEIETLYDERNEQSDTSTGPHMVFSYPDKSIIDDAANLLIHHVKRQASINKEDKQKIKSLIRRFIPDMFRHPRQELSDDERDGQNDCSNNNSPETTKASLRVSEEKDLPELKITDNDKLKAPEHSSTEECYTLFYGNNNWYLFLRLHHILCDRLTQIYKKASQLLHEECIYQAARSEAASSKLNLNPNSSILLEDYYPALLDMIKNVLDGNMDSNTYEDTLREMFGIHAYIGFTLDKVVVYAVRQLQHLVSDEYCQECYNLFIKESKKNGTGGLCSTACQRVAQEAAYQRRAEAALSNDNNCYKILIYKSNCKLTFELLDTDTDDNQDSGKWTSFDNEPLSETNDDKQEENQSPKD; encoded by the exons ATGAAACGGCATTCGGATGAACACATGGCGTCCGCGGACACTGTCGGCGCAtacgccaccgccgccgcgacCCGTTCACCGCCTAGGTCCAGGCCCAACTTGGTGACCATTTCTAATGTCGTCCAGTCGAATTTCGTATCGCAGGCCATAAACAATCCGAACATACAGTTCAATACCGTGCAACCGTTCAGCGCGCCCACAATGCCGGTTCTAGCCATTAATGAAAAGGTTCCCGGTTCGCTACCTGGTGGCTCCGCCATGCCGGCCCTCCACACGATACAGGCGCAACATACTATTCAGCAGATAAGGCAAAAAGTCGTGCCACCCACGACCATAAttcaacagcaacagcagcagcagcagcaacagcaacaacaacaacagcagcagcagcaacagcagaCTCAATTTCAGAGACTCAAGGTCGAAGATGCCCTGTCCTATTTGGATCaggtgaaatataaatttagtaatcaACCTCAAGTGTACAATGACTTCTTGGACATAATGAAAGAGTTCAAATCACAGAGCATAGACACCCCCGGAGTGATAACACGGGTCTCAAACCTATTCAAAGGTCATCCTGAGCTCATAGTGGGTTTTAATACGTTCCTACCTCCGggttataaaatagaaataaaaaataacgaactTGGCTTTCATGTTTCTGTGTCGATACCTCAAAGTCCGGCTATTACGTCATCACAGACGATAATACATTCGACAACTCAACACATAATGTCAAGTACCCCAATAGTTACTACTCCACCTGTTACTTTGACTACCACACCGCCTGTAGTAATTAAACCAGCTGGACATTTACCTACCATAAACCAGGTCAATACTACTTCGGTTGTAATAAATCATCATACGACGCACAATAGTGTGACACCGACTGCGCCTACTAGCAGTGTTCATCAAACTCAAATACCTTTGTCTGTAGCTAGTTTAAGCCAAGTGGCATCTAATATACCTCAAGTGTCGATACCTACAACTCAAGAATCAACCAACTCACAAAATCAACCGGTTGAGTTTAATCATGCCATAAAttatgtgaataaaataaaaaatcgttttcaaGGGCAaccagaaaaatataaaaggtttttagaaatattacatacttatCAAAAAGAGCAAAAAACTCATAAAGATAATGTGCCAGTGGCAGAAAAAACATTAACAGAAGCTGAAGTGTATCAGCAAGTTgccaaattatttgaaaaccaaGATGATTTACTATTGGAATTTGGACAGTTTTTACCTGATGCTAAAACTCCTGATGCCAAACAGGCGGCAGAAACAAGCATTGCCCCTCCCAAGAAGACTACTGTTGTTACTAGTGCACCTCCTGTAATTCCTTTGCCACCACCACCTCCCATCAAAAAAGAACATCCGGCTGCTATTCCAGTTGCCAAGGAAATTGTTAAAGAGCCAAGTGTTCCAAACGTAGCTCTCAAAAGAACTTCATCGTTTTCTTCCAGTCAGAATTTACCACCAcctaaaaaaccaaaatctcCGTTTCCAAGCTTGGGAGATGTATCATATCAAGAAGCATATAAATACGGTACATTAACagattttgcattttttgatCTCGTTAGAAAATCAATTCATAATGCATCTGCGTATGATGATTTCTTGAGGTgcttagttttatattacactGAGGTTATATCTAAATCAGAACTGCTAAATTTAGTACAGCCTTTCCTTGGAAAATACTCAGAACTATTTAGaagatttaaagattttattggGACTGGTGAAAAAAGCAGTAATGCTGCTACAGTTCCAACAGAAAACAAACTTTGTGGCTTACCGCATTTTTCATTACTTGATCCTGGATCAAATCGCCAAGATAGATCTGCTGGTGATCTACCCACTGATATAGATTATAGCATCTGTAAAAGGTTAGGTGCAAGTTATTGTGCTGTACCCTCAGATTATTTAACTCCTAAATGTAGTGGTAGGACGAAAATGTGTTATGAAGTACTGAATGACACATGGGTTTCTTTTCCTACGTGGTCTGAAGAATCATCATTTGCCACTAGTCGAAAAACTCAATATGAAGAATATATGCATCGGTGTGAAGATGAAAGATTTGAACTCGATCTCGTTATGG ATAATTTGGCAGCAATATATTGTTTGGAAGAAGTATCAAGAAGATTTAATAGAATGACACCTGATGAAATATCAAAGTTTAAATTGGAAGACTGTAGTTTTGGTAGTGATACAATTTCAATGACAACTAATAGACGAGCTATTAAAAGATTATATGGTGATAAGACACCAGATATACTTGAAGGACTtcaaaaaaatccattttccGCTAttccaatagttttaaaaagattaaaatccaaaaatgaaGAATGGAAATTAGCACGAAAtacttttaatgaaatatggaGAAGTCAAAATGAAAAGTACTATCTTAAATCATTAGACCATCAAggtgttaattttaaacaaagtgacatgaaatttttaagatcAAAATCATTactaaatgaaattgaaacttTATATGATGAGCGTAATGAACAGAGTGACACCAGCACTGGACCTCATATGGTGTTTTCATACCCcgataaatcaattatagatGATGCTGCTAATTTGTTGATTCATCATGTCAAGAGACAAGCAAGCATTAATAAAgaagataaacaaaaaataaaatcacttatTAGAAGGTTCATTCCCGATATGTTTCGTCATCCGAGGCAAGAGTTAAGTGATGATGAACGTGACGGTCAGAATGAttgttctaataataattcaccTGAAACAACTAAAGCATCTTTGCGAGTCTCCGAAGAAAAAGATTTACCTGAGCTTAAAATTACtgacaatgataaattaaaagcaCCTGAACATTCTAGTACAGAAGaatgttatactttattttatggcaataataattggtatttgTTCCTCAGACTACATCATATACTATGTGATCGCCTTActcaaatatacaaaaaagcCTCACAATTACTTCATGAAGAATGTATTTATCAGGCAGCTAGATCAGAAGCTGCATCTTCAAAGCTTAATCTCAACCCCAATTCATCAATTCTGTTAGAAGACTATTATCCTGCTCTACttgatatgattaaaaatgtccTGGACGGCAACATGGATTCAAATACGTATGAAGACACGTTAAGAGAAATGTTTGGTATCCACGCATATATAGGATTTACACTTGATAAGGTTGTTGTTTATGCTGTTCGTCAGTTACAGCATTTAGTATCTGACGAATACTGTCaagaatgttataatttatttataaaagaaagtaAAAAGAACGGAACAGGTGGTCTTTGCAGTACAGCATGTCAAAGAGTTGCACAAGAAGCAGCATATCAACGTAGAGCTGAAGCTGCCTTAAGTAATGATAACAATtgctataaaatacttatttacaaATCTAACTGCAAACTGACGTTTGAGTTACTGGATACAGACACAGATGATAATCAGGACAGTGGTAAATGGACAAGTTTTGATAACGAACCACTATCTGAAACTAATGATGATAAGCAAGAAGAAAACCAAAGTCCTaaagattaa
- the LOC114133114 gene encoding 60S ribosomal protein L22-like: protein MAPAAKQAKAAGGEKKPAAKKPQAQQPAKAKQEAPKPKAEPKAQPKKAEPVVEPKQQAKKDTKQQAPKAQPAQKSAKEQPKKETAPAPKKVAPKASQDSKKPAPQQPAKANAKAEPAKEKPKAGKADPKAKKAEPAKAKEPEVKQTKKAQQQAAPAKGKKEEPKKVKEEPKSKATKRPAEEVPKAVKKDKKEPAKVEKKSEPAKGAKKEPEAAKKTPAAAKKPVDKKPADKAPVEKKPAAPAPAKKPLTAAVTVKKTVAPPTLKKAPGAPKKLTLTKKPNTAQKKPKATLRGKGTALKKKKETRKMTIDCTHPVEDSIMDVNNFEKFLQERMKYNGKTNNFGNVISLEKTKTKIIVNSDVPFTKRYLKYLTKKYLKKNNLRDWLRVVHSGPDSYELRYFQINNAEDDDEEDNAD, encoded by the exons ATGGCTCCTGCTGCTAAACAG gctaAAGCCGCTGGTGGGGAAAAAAAGCCTGCGGCTAAGAAGCCGCAGGCCCAGCAACCTGCTAAGGCCAAACAGGAAGCACCTAAGCCAAAAGCTGAACCTAAGGCTCAGCCCAAAAAGGCTGAACCAGTAGTCGAACCAAAACAACAAGCTAAAAAGGACACCAAACAACAAGCTCCCAAGGCTCAACCTGCACAAAAATCGGCTAAGGAACAACCCAAGAAGGAAAct gcacCTGCACCAAAGAAGGTTGCACCAAAAGCAAGCCAAGACAGTAAGAAGCCTGCTCCACAACAACCAGCTAAGGCTAATGCTAAAGCTGAACCAGCTAAGGAAAAACCCAAGGCTGGCAAAGCTGATCCTAAAGCTAAAAAAGCTGAACCAGCGAAAGCTAAAGAGCCTGAAGTTAAACAAACCAAGAAGGCTCAACAACAAGCAGCACCAGCTAAGGGTAAGAAAGAAGAACCCAAAAAAGTGAAAGAAGAACCCAAGAGCAAAGCTACTAAACGTCCAGCTGAAGAAGTTCCTAAAGCTgtcaaaaaagataaaaaagaaCCTGCTAAAGTTGAAAAGAAATCTGAACCTGCCAAAGGTGCCAAGAAAGAACCTGAAGCTGCCAAAAAAACTCCCGCTGCTGCCAAGAAGCCAGTTGATAAAAAACCCGCTGATAAGGCACCAGTTGAGAAAAAACCTGCTGCTCCTGCCCCAGCCAAAAAACCTTTGACTGCTGCAGTGACCGTTAAGAAGACAGTAGCTCCACCCACATTAAAGAAAGCACCTGGCGCACCTAAAAAACTCACTTTAACCAAAAAACCCAACACTGCACAGAAAAAACCTAAGGCGACATTGAGAGGTAAAGGAACTGCTTTGAAAAAGAAGAAGGAAACTAGAAAAATGACGATCGATTGTACTCATCCTGTGGAAGACAGTATTATGGATGTCAATAACTTT gaaaaattccTTCAAGAACGAATGAAGTATAACGGAAAAACTAATAACTTTGGTAATGTAATTTCATTGGAAAAgacaaaaaccaaaattattgtCAATTCTGATGTACCTTTCACAAAGAG atacttgaaatatttaacaaagaaATACTTGAAGAAGAATAATTTGAGAGATTGGTTGAGGGTAGTCCATAGTGGACCAGACAGCTATGAGCTCAGATACTTCCag ATCAATAATGCTGAAGATGATGACGAAGAGGATAATGCTGATTAA
- the LOC114133139 gene encoding protein OSCP1: MALQTYSILYLNLVCEMIYVVTERLKTQKIQIDKSKLVLNDIIAASLSCPFLLVPTSIVNKDILDKSIRCAVHSSIMRLNDSSMEKLMGLIETSVKMQMFSSNGPRQVLLVTLNHLDSIRELASTHQLKQSIDVIQHNFYQTFEKMTNGEIIRMRYAMLNYLQDIHVKVTIFIKEGLQRYNGSFVSVGKWMIPHGCEAPGVIRVFNKNSTLIDISTFHPISFYKVETEIGSIKPNSPRFTTLGLSIFNINKSINQSEETSDPLFNGQTSRDGYKQEMDLFVTQLMGNDKDNEEIDNLDLEILETPLNINESKIEEKNPEHNILDFSQITGNSSLQNIRAEMDDSVSRQTGDLLNMMQLLDLE, encoded by the exons ATGGCTTTACAGACGTattcgattttatatttaaatttagtatgtgAAATGATTTATGTAGTGACAGAAAGAttgaaaacacaaaaaatccAAATAGACAAGTctaaattag TTCTTAATGACATAATTGCTGCATCACTTAGCTGTCCATTTTTGTTAGTACCAACATCTATTGTCAACaaagatattttagataaaagtaTACGTTGTGCAGTTCATTCTTCAATTATGAGACTAAATGATTCTAGTATGGAAAAATTAATGGGTTTGATAGAAACCTCTGTTAAAATGCAAATGTTCTCGAGTAATGGTCCGAGGCAAGTATTACTAGTTACATTGAATCATTTAGATTCTATTCGTGAATTAGCTAGTACACAtcaattaaaacaaagtaTAGATGTTATTCAACATAACTTTTATCAA acttTTGAGAAAATGACAAACGGAGAAATAATTAGAATGCGTTATGCAATGTTGAACTATTTGCAAGATATACATGTCAAAGttaccatatttattaaagaagGTTTACAGCGATACAATGGATCATTTGTTTCAGTTGGCAAATGGATGATTCCACATG gaTGTGAAGCTCCAGGTGTTATAAgagtattcaataaaaatagtactcTTATTGATATCAGTACATTTCATccaatatcattttataaagtagAAACCGAAATAGGTTCAATCAAACCTAATAGTCCTCGTTTCACGACACTTGGGCTTTCAat ctttaatattaataaaagtattaatcaaTCAGAAGAAACATCAGATCCATTATTTAATGGCCAGACTAGTCGTGATGGATACAAACAAGAAATGGATCTTTTTGTTACACAACTGATGGGAAATGATAAAGATAATGAAGAAATAGATAATTTGGATCTAGAAATATTAGAAACtccgttaaatataaatgaaag caaaatagaagaaaaaaatccagaacacaatattttagatttcagTCAAATTACTGGTAATTCgtctttacaaaatataagagCTGAAATGGATGATTCAGTTTCAAGACAAACAGGAGATTTACTAAATATGATGCAATTATTGGATTTAGAATAA
- the LOC114133138 gene encoding protein aveugle yields MILEDNQNVVKPRNSRAARPKVVYQWTVQDVQKWFRRHCYDYYVLYGEKFLQHEIIGRALIRINENQLYRMGIINPDHSQEICREILKLRLKTYILEFRDLERNNLYD; encoded by the exons ATGATTTTAGAAGATAACCAAAATGTTGTCAAACCAAGg AATAGTCGAGCAGCTCGGCCTAAAGTTGTTTACCAATGGACAGTACAAGATGTTCAAAAATGGTTTCGCCGTCattgttatgattattatgtcttatatGGAGAAAAATTCTTgcag caTGAAATAATTGGACGTGctttaataagaattaatgaaaatcaacTATATCGTATGGGCATTATAAATCCAGATCATAGTCAAGAAATTTGCCGTGAAATACTTAAACTACgtcttaaaacttatattttagaatttagagaTCTGGAACGCAACAATCTTTATGATTAA